A single window of Verrucomicrobiia bacterium DNA harbors:
- a CDS encoding hydrolase, with protein sequence MIQLSPETTALVLIDLQKGVVARECVPYTSEQVIETAKALAEKFRKAGATVVLVNVAWSSDFKDALRQPVDKPMPIPPGGFPANFGELVEGLAKPGDVLVTKRQWGAFYGTELDLQLRRRGVETMVLAGISTNIGVESTARQAWELGYALVLAEDATSGASAAMHAFAMENIFPRIGRIAKAAEIELK encoded by the coding sequence ATGATACAACTCTCTCCTGAAACTACGGCGCTGGTATTGATTGATTTGCAGAAGGGCGTGGTGGCGCGTGAGTGCGTGCCTTATACGTCGGAACAGGTCATTGAAACGGCGAAGGCGCTGGCTGAAAAATTTCGCAAGGCGGGCGCGACGGTTGTGCTGGTGAATGTGGCGTGGTCGAGCGATTTCAAGGATGCGTTGCGGCAACCAGTGGATAAGCCGATGCCGATTCCGCCGGGCGGGTTTCCGGCGAATTTTGGCGAGTTGGTGGAGGGGCTCGCGAAGCCGGGGGATGTGTTGGTCACGAAACGGCAGTGGGGCGCGTTTTATGGGACGGAACTGGATCTGCAACTGCGGCGGCGCGGGGTGGAGACGATGGTGCTGGCGGGCATTTCGACGAATATCGGGGTGGAATCCACGGCGCGGCAGGCGTGGGAACTGGGTTATGCTTTGGTGCTGGCGGAGGATGCGACGAGTGGGGCTTCGGCGGCGATGCACGCGTTTGCGATGGAGAATATTTTTCCGAGGATCGGGAGGATCGCGAAGGCGGCGGAGATTGAATTGAAATAG
- a CDS encoding pyridoxamine 5'-phosphate oxidase family protein: MQTMTEKIHGLLTKFDTAVLVTHGRDSNPRARPMGIAKISESNELWFFTGRDSEKAHELRDDEQVLLVFQKDHSAYVSLVGRASLVSDRSAIAELWKSSYKTWFPGGVDDPNLLLIRVHGQEVEYWDNTGFNSVKYLFETARAYITGNKPNVTEPEQHAHVAMK, translated from the coding sequence ATGCAAACGATGACAGAAAAAATTCACGGGTTACTCACGAAATTTGACACGGCGGTTCTGGTCACTCACGGACGCGATAGCAATCCGCGGGCGCGGCCGATGGGGATTGCGAAAATTTCGGAGAGCAACGAGCTTTGGTTTTTCACGGGGCGCGATTCGGAAAAAGCCCACGAGTTGCGGGACGATGAACAGGTGTTGCTGGTGTTTCAGAAAGATCACAGCGCTTATGTGTCGCTGGTGGGGCGGGCGTCGCTGGTTTCGGACCGGTCGGCGATTGCGGAATTGTGGAAGAGCAGTTACAAGACGTGGTTTCCCGGTGGCGTGGATGACCCGAACCTGTTGCTGATCCGTGTTCACGGCCAGGAAGTTGAATACTGGGACAACACCGGTTTCAACAGTGTGAAATATCTTTTCGAGACGGCGCGCGCTTATATCACGGGCAACAAACCTAATGTGACTGAGCCGGAGCAGCACGCGCATGTGGCGATGAAATAG
- a CDS encoding ATP-binding protein, producing MELELQIDREHIVSDVESSQGLLWGGRACSLATLAFGLMGLAGWFFHQPAFRSFGHSGAEMKFNTALCLSLIGCSLLLNFKSGKTSRALSILGSALVLLIALLTLCEYFFSQNFGLDEFVYQDFNLIGTTFAGRMAPQSALTFSLMAAGAFVLNCPIPRLRRTAHWAALGSMIFPAQAIIGYLLGHMTIVGLGPQSAYMAMPTALAFLAGSIALLLRDPDRDLMESLTARTQASSVFRRLLVTSLVLPLALGWFALHIAGGKIHSAEYSVATIAFATTFLFVGLTWFNAARLNAAAHALAQREHRYSQLVENIPDVVFRLDRQFRYLYISPTIEKFSSLPPAQYLGKTIAETGTTLELCERFETACQQALKSFHEQSFEFEFGGRVTLTRIIPVSSDNEGETLLGLTSDITQRKVAEAAFRDTQDRLEATLAATQVATWTWDVPNDRLFADKNLARFFSVSVQDAAGGSIQKYLHAIHAEDRPKVEAAMIETLHNHQSQYEMDYRLVQPDKTVRWVTARGKVERDLHGKPLRFSGVVMDITERQRTEAALSRARIELEQTNQNLEATIAERTARLRETVQELEAFSYSIAHDMRAPLRSMVGFSTLLDEEFGPRFDETGREYLHRLIASATRMDHLIVDILNYSKVVRGELNLDSVDVEKLTLEIIESYPALLQARSGITIASPIPPVIANQAALTQVISNVLGNAVKFVAPGVKPQIRLWAQTPQTSATDTNPVPAGSVRLWFEDNGIGIPKESQPQLFKIFVRLHRPEVYEGTGIGLAIVKRAVERMGGTVGLESEPGHGTRLWVQLRQATEPPTSPVLT from the coding sequence TTGGAACTCGAACTACAAATTGACCGGGAACACATCGTCTCGGATGTCGAATCGTCTCAAGGGCTGTTATGGGGTGGTCGCGCCTGTTCGCTCGCCACCCTCGCGTTTGGGTTGATGGGCCTCGCCGGCTGGTTTTTTCATCAGCCGGCTTTCCGCTCCTTTGGACACAGCGGCGCGGAAATGAAATTCAACACCGCCCTTTGCCTCTCGCTGATTGGCTGCTCGCTGCTGCTGAATTTCAAATCCGGAAAAACCTCCCGCGCGCTCAGCATCCTCGGCTCCGCCCTCGTCCTCCTCATCGCGCTCCTGACACTTTGCGAATATTTTTTCTCGCAAAATTTCGGCCTCGATGAATTCGTCTATCAAGACTTTAACCTCATCGGCACCACCTTCGCCGGGCGCATGGCCCCGCAAAGCGCCCTCACTTTTTCGCTCATGGCCGCCGGCGCTTTTGTCCTCAACTGCCCGATCCCGCGCCTGCGGCGCACCGCACATTGGGCCGCGCTCGGCAGCATGATCTTCCCGGCGCAAGCCATCATCGGTTACCTGCTCGGGCACATGACCATCGTCGGCCTCGGCCCGCAAAGCGCCTACATGGCCATGCCCACCGCGCTCGCTTTCCTCGCCGGTTCCATTGCCCTGCTTCTGCGCGATCCTGATCGCGACCTCATGGAATCGCTCACCGCGCGCACGCAAGCCAGTTCCGTCTTTCGCCGCTTGCTCGTCACTTCCCTCGTCCTGCCGCTCGCGCTCGGCTGGTTCGCGCTGCACATCGCCGGCGGCAAAATCCACTCCGCCGAATACAGTGTCGCCACTATCGCCTTCGCCACGACCTTCCTCTTCGTCGGCCTCACCTGGTTCAACGCCGCTCGCCTCAATGCCGCCGCCCACGCCCTCGCCCAGCGCGAACATCGCTATTCGCAACTCGTCGAAAATATCCCCGACGTCGTCTTCCGCCTCGACCGCCAATTTCGTTACCTCTACATCAGCCCCACCATCGAAAAATTTTCCAGCCTTCCCCCCGCGCAATACCTCGGCAAAACCATCGCCGAAACCGGCACCACGCTCGAACTATGCGAGCGTTTTGAAACTGCCTGCCAGCAGGCGCTCAAATCCTTCCACGAACAATCCTTTGAATTTGAATTCGGCGGCCGCGTGACGCTTACCCGCATCATCCCCGTTTCCTCCGATAACGAAGGCGAGACCCTCCTCGGCCTCACCAGCGACATCACCCAGCGCAAGGTCGCCGAAGCTGCCTTTCGCGATACCCAGGACCGCCTCGAAGCCACGCTCGCCGCCACCCAGGTCGCCACCTGGACCTGGGATGTTCCCAACGACCGCCTTTTCGCCGACAAAAATCTCGCCCGCTTTTTTTCCGTGTCCGTGCAGGACGCCGCCGGTGGTTCCATCCAAAAATATCTCCACGCCATTCACGCCGAGGATCGTCCAAAAGTCGAAGCGGCCATGATCGAGACGCTGCATAATCATCAAAGCCAATATGAAATGGACTACCGTCTCGTGCAGCCGGACAAAACCGTCCGCTGGGTCACCGCGCGCGGCAAAGTTGAGCGCGACCTCCACGGCAAACCATTGCGTTTCTCCGGCGTCGTCATGGACATTACCGAACGCCAGCGCACCGAGGCTGCTCTTTCCCGCGCGCGCATCGAACTCGAACAGACCAACCAAAACCTTGAAGCCACCATCGCCGAACGCACCGCGCGCCTGCGCGAAACCGTCCAGGAACTCGAAGCCTTCTCCTACAGCATTGCCCACGACATGCGCGCGCCCCTCCGCTCGATGGTCGGTTTCAGCACCTTGCTCGACGAGGAATTCGGCCCCCGCTTTGACGAAACCGGCCGCGAATATCTCCACCGCCTCATCGCCTCCGCCACCCGCATGGACCACTTGATAGTGGACATCCTCAATTACAGCAAAGTCGTCCGCGGCGAATTAAACCTCGACTCCGTGGACGTCGAAAAGCTCACCCTCGAAATCATCGAGTCATACCCCGCACTGCTCCAGGCTCGCTCCGGCATCACCATCGCCAGCCCGATACCTCCCGTCATCGCCAACCAGGCCGCACTGACTCAAGTTATCTCCAACGTCCTCGGCAACGCCGTCAAATTCGTCGCCCCCGGCGTCAAACCGCAAATCCGCCTATGGGCCCAAACTCCGCAAACCTCCGCCACCGACACTAATCCCGTGCCCGCCGGTTCTGTGCGGCTTTGGTTTGAAGACAACGGCATCGGCATCCCCAAAGAATCCCAGCCACAACTCTTCAAAATATTCGTGCGACTCCATCGGCCCGAAGTCTATGAAGGAACCGGCATCGGCCTCGCCATCGTCAAGCGCGCCGTCGAACGCATGGGAGGGACCGTCGGCCTCGAATCCGAACCCGGCCACGGAACCCGCCTCTGGGTCCAACTCCGCCAAGCCACCGAACCTCCGACCTCTCCCGTACTAACTTAA
- a CDS encoding NADH:flavin oxidoreductase, whose amino-acid sequence MPPITIVRVPSLKSIEAFGEHVRSLNIDLRFEKQIFTGAESALTRPIPFKGRTIGNRWAIHPMEGWDGTETGGVTEPMIRRWQRFGESGAKLIWGGEAMAVHPDGRANPNQIILNEENQAGIAKLRETLVTAHREKYGRTDDLVIGFQLTHSGRFCKPRDKKKMEPRVAYRHPLLDKKFNVTSDEQMFTDDELKRLIENYIAAAKIAAEAGADFVDIKHCHGYLLHEFLSAHTRAGMFGGSFENRTRMLREIVAGIRAASPKLEIGVRLSAFDFVPFKPDPTQAKPGKLGPGVPEDFSNCLPYQYAFGAKQDNPVEYDLTETVELLRWFETLGIHLVNLTAGSPYYNPHIQRPAIYPPSDGYQPPEDPLVGVARQINVVKELKAKFPKLILVGTGYSYLQEYLPQVAEYYVRHGHVDSVGLGRAVLSYPAMLADATAKGKLEAKFICRTFSDCTTAPRNGLRSGCYPLDEYYKNFEDAPRLKEIKKGQV is encoded by the coding sequence ATGCCACCCATTACCATTGTTCGCGTGCCGTCGCTGAAAAGCATCGAGGCTTTTGGCGAACACGTCCGCAGCCTGAATATTGATTTGCGGTTCGAGAAACAAATTTTCACCGGCGCAGAGTCGGCGTTGACCAGGCCGATACCGTTCAAGGGCCGCACGATTGGGAATCGCTGGGCGATTCATCCGATGGAAGGCTGGGACGGCACTGAAACGGGTGGCGTGACGGAGCCGATGATCCGGCGGTGGCAACGGTTCGGCGAGAGCGGGGCGAAATTGATCTGGGGCGGCGAGGCGATGGCGGTGCATCCCGATGGACGCGCGAATCCGAACCAGATCATCCTCAATGAGGAGAACCAGGCAGGCATCGCGAAATTGCGCGAAACGCTGGTGACGGCGCATCGTGAAAAATATGGCCGCACGGATGATTTGGTGATCGGTTTTCAACTCACGCACTCGGGGCGTTTCTGCAAGCCGCGCGACAAGAAAAAAATGGAGCCGCGCGTGGCGTATCGGCATCCGCTGTTGGACAAAAAATTCAACGTGACGAGCGACGAGCAGATGTTCACGGATGACGAGTTGAAGAGGTTGATCGAGAATTATATTGCGGCGGCGAAAATCGCGGCGGAGGCGGGCGCGGATTTCGTGGACATCAAACATTGCCACGGTTATCTGCTGCATGAATTTTTGAGCGCGCATACGCGGGCGGGAATGTTCGGCGGGTCGTTTGAAAATCGCACGCGGATGTTGCGCGAGATCGTGGCGGGAATCCGGGCGGCGTCGCCGAAGCTGGAGATCGGTGTGCGGTTGAGCGCTTTTGATTTCGTGCCGTTCAAGCCGGATCCCACGCAGGCGAAGCCGGGCAAGCTCGGGCCGGGCGTGCCGGAGGATTTTTCAAATTGTCTGCCGTATCAATATGCGTTCGGCGCGAAGCAGGACAATCCGGTGGAGTATGATTTGACGGAGACGGTGGAGTTGCTGCGCTGGTTCGAGACGCTGGGAATTCATCTGGTGAATCTCACGGCGGGCAGTCCATATTATAATCCGCATATCCAGCGTCCGGCGATTTATCCACCGTCGGATGGGTATCAGCCGCCAGAAGATCCGCTGGTGGGCGTGGCGCGGCAGATCAATGTGGTGAAGGAATTGAAGGCGAAGTTTCCGAAATTGATTTTGGTGGGAACGGGTTACTCGTATTTGCAGGAATATTTGCCACAGGTGGCGGAGTATTATGTGCGGCACGGGCACGTGGATTCGGTGGGACTCGGGCGCGCGGTGTTATCGTATCCGGCGATGCTCGCGGACGCGACGGCGAAGGGAAAACTCGAGGCGAAATTCATCTGCCGCACATTCAGCGATTGCACGACGGCACCGCGCAACGGGCTTCGGTCGGGATGCTATCCGCTGGATGAGTATTACAAAAATTTTGAGGATGCGCCGAGGCTAAAGGAGATAAAAAAGGGGCAAGTGTAA
- a CDS encoding glycosyl hydrolase codes for MKKIETRLTAEKLLPQAQEVFELSAEKILRLEKRWKNNSGAPVFTVKGKYTARGWTEWTQGFQYGSAILQFDATGDEKFLEIGRAATVQKMASHVSHIGVHDHGFNNISTYGNLLRLMREDRIPSNVWEQNFYELAVKLSGAIQASRWTQLSPDRGYIYSFNGPHSLFSDTIRSLRALAVGHQLGHCLMGEKDSRIHLLARLLQHVEATVEYNVYFGKGRDAYDVPGRVVHESIFNLNDGSYRCPSTQQGYSPFTTWTRGQAWILCGAAEQLEFLTELPAEEFPKSFPKAKVLKRLTQTAEAIAQFWVEQTPADGIPYWDTGAPGLAKMGDYLNRVADPYNEHEPVDSSAAAIAAQGFLRLGNYFCAHGRGTEGEKMRGIALTLAKNLFAEPYLSREANHEGLLLHTVYHRPNGWDYVPPGKKIPCGESAMWGDYHLRELALMILREATEQPYYKFFL; via the coding sequence ATGAAAAAAATTGAGACGCGCCTCACGGCGGAAAAATTGCTGCCGCAAGCGCAGGAAGTTTTTGAATTGTCGGCGGAGAAAATCCTTCGGCTGGAAAAGCGGTGGAAAAATAATTCCGGCGCGCCGGTTTTCACCGTGAAGGGAAAATATACCGCGCGCGGCTGGACGGAATGGACGCAGGGCTTTCAATACGGCTCGGCGATTTTGCAATTCGACGCGACGGGCGATGAAAAGTTTTTGGAAATCGGGCGCGCGGCGACGGTGCAAAAGATGGCATCGCACGTGAGTCATATCGGCGTGCATGACCACGGCTTCAACAACATCAGCACGTACGGAAATCTATTGCGGCTGATGCGCGAGGACCGCATTCCGTCGAATGTGTGGGAACAGAATTTTTACGAATTGGCGGTGAAACTTTCGGGGGCGATCCAGGCGTCGCGCTGGACGCAGCTTTCGCCGGACCGGGGATATATTTATTCATTTAACGGGCCGCATTCGCTGTTCAGTGATACGATCCGTTCGTTGCGCGCGCTGGCGGTGGGGCATCAACTTGGCCATTGCCTGATGGGGGAAAAGGACAGTCGAATTCATTTGCTGGCGCGGCTGCTGCAGCACGTCGAGGCGACGGTGGAATATAATGTTTATTTCGGCAAGGGACGCGATGCGTATGACGTTCCCGGGCGCGTGGTGCATGAGTCCATTTTTAATTTGAACGATGGAAGTTATCGCTGCCCGAGCACGCAGCAGGGTTATTCGCCGTTTACGACGTGGACGCGCGGGCAGGCGTGGATTTTGTGCGGGGCGGCGGAGCAACTGGAATTTTTGACGGAGTTGCCGGCGGAAGAATTTCCGAAAAGTTTTCCGAAGGCGAAAGTTTTAAAACGGCTTACACAAACAGCGGAAGCGATCGCGCAATTCTGGGTGGAGCAGACGCCGGCGGATGGAATTCCTTATTGGGACACAGGCGCGCCGGGGCTCGCGAAGATGGGTGATTATTTAAATCGCGTGGCGGACCCGTATAATGAACATGAGCCGGTGGATAGTTCGGCGGCGGCGATTGCGGCGCAGGGATTTTTGCGGTTGGGAAATTATTTCTGCGCTCACGGGCGCGGAACGGAAGGAGAGAAGATGCGGGGTATTGCGTTGACGCTTGCGAAAAATTTATTTGCCGAGCCGTATCTTTCGCGCGAGGCGAATCATGAAGGACTTTTGTTGCACACGGTGTATCACCGGCCCAATGGCTGGGATTATGTTCCGCCGGGTAAAAAGATTCCTTGCGGCGAATCGGCGATGTGGGGGGATTACCATCTTCGCGAATTAGCGCTGATGATTTTGCGCGAGGCGACGGAGCAGCCGTATTACAAATTTTTTCTCTGA
- a CDS encoding 3-ketoacyl-ACP reductase, whose translation MSANPVVLVTGASRGLGRGIAQSCARLGCDVAIHYQGNEAAARETIQLCERAAICEQKFAPVQGNIALSADRARLFDATLAAFGRLDALVNNAGMAPRVRADITEVGEESYDEVMGVNLKGPYFLTQLAARHFLKHPNQCRLAGGYKIIFITSVSADTASVNRGEYCLSKAGLAMASQLWATRLAGEGAQVFEIRPGIMETDMTAGVKEKYDKLIADGLIPQKRWGKPEDVGLAVEAILRGSFPYATGEVIYLDGGFHLRRL comes from the coding sequence ATGAGCGCGAATCCTGTGGTTCTGGTGACGGGGGCGAGTCGCGGGCTGGGGCGCGGCATTGCGCAGAGTTGCGCGCGGCTTGGCTGTGATGTCGCGATTCATTACCAGGGGAACGAAGCCGCCGCGCGTGAGACGATTCAACTTTGTGAGCGGGCGGCTATATGCGAGCAGAAGTTTGCGCCGGTGCAGGGGAATATTGCCTTGAGCGCGGATCGGGCACGGCTGTTCGATGCGACGCTTGCGGCATTCGGACGGCTCGATGCGTTGGTGAATAATGCGGGCATGGCGCCGCGGGTGCGTGCGGACATCACCGAGGTGGGCGAGGAAAGTTACGACGAGGTAATGGGCGTCAATTTGAAGGGGCCATATTTTCTCACGCAACTCGCGGCGCGGCACTTTTTGAAACACCCGAACCAATGCCGGCTGGCGGGCGGTTATAAAATTATTTTCATTACGTCGGTTTCGGCGGACACGGCATCGGTCAATCGCGGCGAGTATTGTTTGTCGAAAGCGGGGCTGGCGATGGCGAGTCAATTATGGGCGACAAGGCTTGCAGGCGAAGGCGCGCAGGTTTTTGAAATCCGGCCGGGCATCATGGAGACGGACATGACGGCGGGCGTGAAGGAAAAATATGACAAGCTGATCGCCGACGGTTTGATTCCGCAAAAGCGCTGGGGCAAACCGGAGGATGTGGGGCTGGCCGTCGAGGCGATTTTGCGGGGGAGTTTTCCATACGCGACCGGGGAAGTTATTTACCTCGACGGCGGTTTTCATTTGCGCCGGCTCTAG
- a CDS encoding bifunctional 4-hydroxy-2-oxoglutarate aldolase/2-dehydro-3-deoxy-phosphogluconate aldolase, translating to MRSKNEIVARLLDPGIIAVVRGKSAEQIPALTEALLAGGVMAIEITMTTPNALAAIREASQKFGARALIGVGTVLDARTCTEAIAAGAEFVVSPIVRPEIVMAAQAAHKPVMLGAYTPTEAQTAYEAGADFIKIFPADGLGVNYIKALHAPLPHLRIVPTGGVHLHNVAEFLKAGCCALGVGSSLVSAEILRDSNWPMLTKLAGEFVAAAKNVPRKNQ from the coding sequence ATGCGTTCCAAAAATGAAATCGTCGCGCGGCTGCTGGATCCGGGGATCATTGCGGTGGTGCGGGGAAAATCCGCCGAGCAAATTCCGGCGTTGACTGAGGCGCTGCTGGCGGGCGGGGTGATGGCGATTGAGATCACAATGACGACGCCGAATGCGCTGGCGGCAATTCGTGAGGCGAGCCAGAAATTCGGGGCGCGCGCGTTGATCGGCGTGGGCACGGTGCTGGATGCGCGGACTTGCACGGAAGCGATTGCGGCGGGCGCGGAGTTTGTGGTGAGTCCGATCGTGCGGCCGGAAATTGTGATGGCGGCGCAGGCGGCGCACAAGCCGGTGATGCTGGGAGCTTATACGCCGACGGAGGCGCAGACGGCGTACGAGGCGGGGGCGGATTTCATCAAGATTTTTCCGGCGGACGGTTTGGGCGTGAATTATATCAAGGCGTTGCACGCGCCGCTGCCGCACTTACGCATCGTGCCGACGGGCGGGGTGCATTTGCATAATGTCGCGGAATTTTTGAAGGCGGGTTGCTGCGCGCTGGGAGTGGGGTCGTCATTGGTGTCGGCGGAGATTTTGCGGGACTCGAATTGGCCGATGCTGACGAAGCTGGCGGGCGAATTTGTGGCGGCGGCGAAAAATGTTCCCCGCAAAAATCAATGA
- the tkt gene encoding transketolase: MNQAELDILSTNTIRTLCMDAVQQANSGHPGTPMAMAPVMYVLWQEFLRFDPEDPIWPNRDRFVLSAGHASTLLYSMLHLTGVKAVNHKYEQIGELSVKLDDLKRFRQLDSKCPGHPEYRWTSGVETTTGPLGQGYATSVGMALAARWQAAHFNRPGFSLFDYNVYALGGDGCMMEGVASEAASLAAHLKLSNLCWIYDNNHITIEGNTSLAFSEDVATRFMGYGWNVLRCGDANDLDRLRNAFKTFQKTTDRPTLIIVDSHIAFGSPNKQDTSGAHGEPLGEDEIKGTKRNYGWPENEKFLVPEGVTENFRKGIGARGAKARKEWMDLFGNYQKSEPALAAQSLQMQKRENPAGWDKDIPVFPPDAKGMGGRDSSGKVLNAIAKNLPWLIGGAADLAPSTKTRLTFDGAGDFEAGSYGGRNLHFGIREHAMGAMLNGLSLSKIRTYGSGFLIFSDYGRNPIRLAAIMEIPVIYVFTHDSIGVGEDGPTHQPIEQLPSLRCIPGLIVLRPGDANEVSEAWRYVIGLKHHPVVLILSRQPMPTLDRTKYAPASGVTKGAYVLSDAPGGKPDVILIGTGSEVGLCVSAQDALKAKGINARVVSMPSWELFEQQDAAYRESVIPSNIHARVTVEQASTFGWERYAGLRGESVGMLSYGASAPLKDLQKKFGFTVENVVARAEASIKKASAK; the protein is encoded by the coding sequence ATGAACCAAGCCGAACTAGACATTCTTTCAACCAATACCATCCGAACCCTGTGCATGGATGCCGTCCAGCAAGCCAACTCCGGCCATCCCGGCACGCCTATGGCCATGGCCCCCGTGATGTACGTGCTCTGGCAGGAATTTCTCCGCTTCGATCCCGAAGATCCGATCTGGCCGAACCGCGACCGCTTCGTCCTTTCCGCGGGCCACGCCTCGACGCTGCTTTACTCGATGCTCCATCTCACCGGCGTCAAGGCCGTCAATCATAAGTACGAACAAATCGGCGAACTCTCCGTAAAGCTCGACGATTTAAAACGCTTCCGCCAACTCGATAGCAAATGCCCCGGCCATCCCGAATATCGTTGGACTTCCGGCGTCGAAACCACCACCGGCCCGCTCGGCCAGGGTTACGCCACCAGCGTGGGCATGGCCCTCGCTGCCCGCTGGCAGGCGGCGCATTTCAATCGCCCCGGCTTCTCGCTCTTTGATTATAATGTCTATGCCCTCGGCGGTGACGGCTGCATGATGGAAGGCGTCGCCAGCGAAGCCGCTTCGCTCGCCGCGCATCTCAAGCTCTCGAACCTCTGCTGGATTTACGACAACAACCACATCACCATCGAAGGCAATACCTCGCTCGCCTTCTCGGAAGATGTCGCCACCCGTTTCATGGGTTACGGCTGGAACGTCCTGCGCTGCGGTGATGCCAACGACCTCGACCGCCTGCGCAACGCGTTCAAGACCTTCCAGAAAACCACCGACCGCCCCACGCTCATCATCGTGGACAGCCATATCGCCTTCGGCTCGCCCAACAAACAGGACACCAGCGGCGCCCACGGCGAACCGCTCGGCGAAGACGAAATCAAGGGAACCAAGCGCAATTACGGCTGGCCCGAGAACGAAAAATTTCTCGTGCCTGAAGGTGTCACCGAGAATTTCCGCAAAGGCATCGGCGCTCGCGGCGCGAAGGCCCGCAAGGAATGGATGGATCTGTTCGGCAATTATCAAAAGTCCGAACCCGCCCTCGCCGCACAATCGTTGCAGATGCAGAAGCGCGAAAATCCCGCCGGTTGGGACAAGGATATTCCCGTGTTTCCGCCCGATGCCAAAGGCATGGGAGGCCGCGATTCCTCTGGCAAGGTGCTCAACGCCATCGCCAAGAATCTTCCGTGGCTCATCGGCGGCGCGGCGGACCTCGCGCCTTCGACCAAGACGCGCTTGACCTTCGACGGCGCTGGTGATTTTGAAGCCGGCAGCTATGGCGGTCGCAACCTCCATTTCGGCATCCGCGAACACGCGATGGGCGCGATGCTCAACGGCCTTTCGCTCTCGAAGATTCGCACCTACGGCTCCGGCTTCCTCATCTTCAGTGACTACGGCCGCAATCCCATTCGTCTCGCGGCGATCATGGAAATCCCGGTCATCTACGTTTTCACGCACGACTCCATCGGCGTCGGCGAAGACGGCCCCACGCATCAGCCCATCGAGCAACTGCCTTCGCTGCGCTGCATTCCCGGCTTAATCGTCTTGCGCCCCGGCGATGCCAATGAAGTTTCCGAAGCATGGCGTTACGTCATCGGCCTCAAACATCATCCCGTCGTGCTCATCCTCAGCCGTCAGCCGATGCCCACGCTCGACCGCACCAAATATGCTCCGGCATCCGGCGTCACCAAGGGTGCTTACGTGCTCTCCGACGCGCCCGGCGGAAAACCCGACGTCATTCTCATCGGCACTGGCAGCGAAGTCGGTCTTTGCGTCAGCGCGCAGGACGCGCTCAAGGCCAAAGGCATCAACGCCCGCGTGGTCAGCATGCCCTCGTGGGAATTGTTTGAACAACAGGACGCGGCCTATCGCGAATCCGTGATTCCGAGCAATATCCATGCGCGCGTGACCGTCGAACAGGCTTCCACCTTCGGCTGGGAACGCTACGCCGGTTTGCGCGGCGAAAGTGTCGGCATGCTCTCCTACGGCGCTTCGGCTCCGCTGAAAGACTTGCAGAAAAAATTCGGCTTCACCGTCGAAAATGTCGTCGCGCGCGCCGAAGCCTCCATCAAGAAAGCTTCCGCGAAATGA
- the rpiB gene encoding ribose 5-phosphate isomerase B has protein sequence MKPIVIGSDHAGFPLKETIKTFLEGKFKVIDVGTHSEASVDYPDYAQKVGEAIAAGQAHSGILICGSGVGASVAANKIKGIRAGLCHDHYSAHQGVEHDDMNVLVLGARVIGTAAAQDLVEAYLGAKFTREARHMRRLAKVAALEAHFNYLPKAGAKKTRAKSK, from the coding sequence ATGAAACCCATTGTCATCGGCTCAGACCACGCCGGTTTCCCCTTGAAGGAAACCATCAAGACCTTCCTTGAAGGCAAATTCAAGGTGATTGATGTCGGCACTCACAGCGAAGCGTCGGTGGATTATCCCGACTACGCGCAAAAGGTCGGCGAGGCGATTGCCGCCGGCCAGGCGCACTCGGGCATCTTGATTTGCGGCAGCGGCGTCGGCGCTTCCGTCGCGGCAAACAAGATCAAAGGCATCCGCGCTGGTCTTTGCCACGATCATTATTCCGCGCATCAAGGCGTGGAGCACGACGATATGAATGTGCTCGTGCTTGGCGCGCGCGTCATCGGCACGGCGGCGGCGCAGGACTTGGTCGAAGCCTATCTCGGCGCCAAATTCACCCGCGAAGCGCGCCACATGCGCCGGCTGGCGAAGGTCGCCGCGCTCGAAGCTCATTTCAATTACTTGCCAAAAGCGGGTGCAAAAAAGACTCGCGCCAAGTCGAAGTGA